DNA from Hwangdonia lutea:
GGGTTAACCCCAACATCCCAAATGTAAACACAGATTGGTATAAAGAGGTGTTAAGGGAAGCGCCCATGTACAGCCACGATCTACAAATTAACGGCGGTACTGAATCTATAGCTTATTCCGTTGGGGGCAACTACTTGCTGCAGAAAGGTATTTTAGACATGAAGAATGATTACAAGCGTTTTAATTTAAGGGCGCGAATAGATGCTAAGGTTAACAACTGGCTTAAAGTTGGAGCAAATTTCTTAAACAGTAGGGCCATTAAATACGACGACGAAAGTTCTGCATGGCAATTAACCTATTATGCGGTGCCCATTTTACCGGTATTCGATTCTAATTTTACCGATGCCGATCCTTTGCCCTATGCAGATGCTAGGGAAATTGGATATAGAGGAAGCCAAAACCCTTTCCCTTTGCTGGATAATTCCGATAGAAGAGGCGAGCGTCGCCGAAGCACAATCAATATTTATACAGATATAAGCCTAATACCGGAAAAATTAAATTTTAAAACCACGTTATCTTACAACAACAGAAACAACAACGAGAGAATAGTGTTGTTGCCGTATTTTGTGTCTGACAATTTTCAAAGAACAATTGAACAATCGTCCATTACCAGAAACAATTCGGTTCAAGAAAATTACATTTTAGATAATGTATTGACTTATAGCAACACTCTTGGTGATCACGACTTTACGTTAATGGCAGGAACATCTTATAGAGATGATTATTTCAGAAGCTTTGGCACAAGGGGTAATTTTGATCCAGGAGCTGCTTTTGTAAGAAATAACGATAAGACTTGGTATATATCAAACACTGCAGAAGACAGTAGAATTTCTTACGACGGCGGAAGCGTAGCCTATGGTTTTTCCTATTTTGGTAGAGCATCTTATAAGTTTCAAGACAAGTATATTGCTTATGCCACTTTTAGGGCCGAAGGCAGTAATAAATACGAAGAAACCTACGTGTACCTACCTGCCTTTGGTTTAGGATGGGTAGCTTCTGAGGAAAGCTTCATGAAAGGCACTGAGTTTATCGATTTCTTGAAATTCAGGGCTGGTTGGGGCAGGTTGGCCAATGATGCCGTACCTGCAAGTATCCCCCAAAGCGCCAATACCATTTCTACGGTTTTTGATGATACCTTAATCAATGGCTTTTCGTTTTCTACTAATGCCGATGATTTAGGTTGGGAGTTTACCGAAGAGGCCAACGTGGGGCTTACAGCAAAATTATTTGATAATAGCCTATCACTAGAAGCCGATTACTTTATAAAGGACACAAAAAACTTAGCCATTCCCGTACTGCCTTTGGTTGGTACAGATGTGAGCCAACAAAACGTTGGTAGTGTTCGGAATAAAGGTTTTGAAATTGCGGCAACGTACAAAGGCAAGATTACAGAAGATTTAGGGTTTACCGTTTCTGGAAACTTTAGTTCTATCGATAACGAAATCACGGATTTGGAAGGCCAACCACACATCGATCGCGGTAGTGCGGAATTTAGGCAACGTTTGGCCGTTGGACAACCAATTAACGTTTTTTATGGTTGGCAAACAGACGGTGTTTATCAAACTCCTGAAGAAATTGCGGCCGATCCATTGGCCCAAGCAGCAATTGCAGAGGGCATAGAAATTAAACCCGGATATTTCAAGTATAAAGATTTGGAGCCAGACGGCTTACTGGATGCGAACGACAGAACCTATATAGGAGCGCCCGTACCAACATATTACTACGGTGGTAACTTGGGTTTAAATTATAAAAATTGGGAAGTGTCCGCACAGTTTTATGGTCAGGGTGGCAACGTTATCCTTAATAGAAACCGTGCAGAGGTAATCCGTACACAAGGGCGTAACATTGATGCAGAACTGGCCATAAACAGATGGCACGGCGAGGGTACTACAAATGCATTCCCATCTTCCGAAGGGTATAGACAATTATGGAATCAAAGAATGTCTGGGTTTTGGTTGGAAAAAGGCGACTTTTTCAGAATTCAAAACATTCAACTGGCGTACACCTTAAAACATAATAATTTGCCAGAGATGCGATTTACCTTAACTGCCGATAGGCCGTTCCAATGGGCCAGCAGCTTTAATGGCTTTAACCCCGAAGTCGGGTTTGATGGTATCGATTTACGAACATATCCCGTGCCAGCGGTCTACTCGTTTGGGCTTAATGTGAAACTTTAAATTGCTAAAAGAAAGACATATGAAAACAAAATCATTTTTAATTAAAATTACCTTATTGGCACTACCCATGTTTTTATGGAATTGTAGTGAACAATTAAACGAAGAACAAGAACTTGTTGTTCAACAAGGAGACATAGACTATACAAGCGAAGAAAGCGCATTTGGGGCCTTGGTAGGGTCGTACCGCACGTTCCAAAGCTTAGGGTGGGAACAGGTACCACTTTTATCTGTAAGGGGCGACGATGTAAATGCCGGCGGTTTGGGAGACCAACAAGGGTTTGCCGATACAGATAATTTTATCTACGACAATAATTATTGGATGTACAATTCCCTTTGGAACAGTTGGTTTCAAGACGTGTTGCAGATTACCGTACAAATAGATCAATTGGAACAATTTAAAGAGAATGGTGTCGATGCCAATTTAATCGATCAGTATATCGCAGAGTCCAAAACCTTACGCGGCTTTATCACATTACAATTATCACGCGCTTTTGGAGATGTATATAAAATTGCGTCGCCCGATCAAACCCAAATTGAAGTATTGCCAAAAGACCAGTTGATGCAATGGATATCGGATCAAATGGATGAGGCTGTCCCAGATTTATTGGATGCCCATCCGGTTGATAGAAACGATTTGCCCGGAGGCATCACAAAATATACAGCCTTAACGGTAAAGGCCATGGCAAATTTAGAATTAGAAAACTATCAAGGCGTCGCCGATGCCACAGGGCAGATTATAAATTCCAACAAATTTGAATTGTTCGACGATTTCTATAATCTCTTTAAAATCCCTGGAAAATTGAGCAGGGAGAATATCCTGGAAATCCAATATTCAGATTTTGGTCAATCTTCAGGAGATAACGTCGGACATTTATACGCGTTTTACGGGTCACAAAACTGGACACCTGCGGTGGCCGGCGCTAGTAGCGGATGGGGTTTTTACGAGCCTAGTTTAAAGTATATTAAATTTATGCTGGATAGAGATGAAACCATTCGTTTGGAAACCAGTGTATTGTTTACCAACAGGGGTATAGCCGAACTCGAAGCAGCCGGTTATACAAATATGCCTTCGTTCGTAAACAACACAACACGCGACGGAGACCGTATAAACGATTACTCTAGGGCCATGTTCGCCAGTGGTAAACATTACTTGCCCTCAGTTCAACTTACTCCGGGCAGAACAAGTTATGGAACCAATAAAAACTATACGGTAATTCGCTATGCCGAAGTGTTGCTTATGTATGCCGAAGCACTAACCAGAGGCGCTACTGGTAATGCTGGTTCAGCAGATAGTGCTATTAACGAAGTAAGGCAAAGGGCCGGATTATCACCAATAAACGGCGCCACGAGTCAAGACGTTATAGACGAAAAATTTGCTGAGTTCGCCATGGAATGGGGTATAAGATACGCAGATATGGTTCGTTTGGAAAAAACCAACGAATTAAGTTACGACGGAAGAACATTTACCATGGACAAAGCTTATTTGCCTTATCCTTTGGCACAATTGGAGCAGAGTTTCATCCTCAGGGAATATGCTAACAACAACAACTAAAAAATTATGAAGACTATATTAAAAAGAATAATGACTTTATTATTGGTATCGCTAATTTTTACGGCATGCGATAATAATAATATCGATCCAATAACCGAAGTTGCCCCTGGTGCTGATGCCGGGGCACCAGAGATAACCTTAAAATATCCTACCGATGGTACAAAAATTAAGGTGAATGACCCTGTAGTGGCTATAAATATTGAATTTCAAGTGGTAGATGATATTGAGATAGATAACATAGCTGTACTTATCAACAATAATCAAATTAAATCTTTGAGCGGTGATTTTTTGGATTATAGAAAAGTTATTGCCGAAGTACCTTTTGATAATGTTACAACAGGCCAACACGAACTAAAAATTGTAGCTACAGATATCAGTGGTAAATCTACCACTGCAACGGCCAATTTTGAAAAAGAACCACCTTACGTACCTCTTTTTGCCAATGAAGTTGTGTACATGGATTTCGAGAGCGATTACACCGAATTCATCACTGTAACCAAAGCAACAATAGTTGGTAACCCAGGTTTTGCAGGCGAAGGTTTGGCGAGTAACAACGCCTATGCCGGTGCCGAAGATTCTTATTTAACACTACCTACCGCACCAATGCAATTTGGCAGTGAGGTTTCGGCTATATTTTGGTACAAGGTCAATGCCTCTCCAGACAGGGCAGGTATTTTGGTTGTAGGACCAGAAGATCTCGATAACCCTGACTATCCAGAAAAGCAGAATAATAGAAATGCAGGGTTCAGGTTATTCAGGGAAAATGCCGGTGGCAATCAACGTGTCAAACTAAATGTTGGTATCGGAACCAAAAACGTGTGGGTAGATGGCGGCACTGCTTCAGATATCGACCCCAATAAAAACGAATGGGCAAGTATAGCACTTACCATTTCGCCAACCGAAGCGCGGGTATATATCAATGGTGTTTTGGCCAAAGAAAGTGCTTTGGAAAGCCCAATAGATTGGACAGGTACCGATATTA
Protein-coding regions in this window:
- a CDS encoding SusC/RagA family TonB-linked outer membrane protein, translating into MKTRLTLLLIFLFSVHAYAQEILVSGTVVSAEDNIPVPGVSVIVTGTSRGVSTDFDGNYSIKVQSGEVLEFSFLGFKSQSVTITNQTTVNISLQPDIAALDEVVVVGYGTQKRADLTSAIVTIEPEELQKVQASQVVQGFQGQVAGVQISSLGSPGDTPEINIRGINSLFGNSAPLFVVDGMFYNNIDFLNASEIQDLSILKDASAAAIYGVRAANGVVLITTKGGKFNRDAQIEYTTNYGIQRAQNILKMANAEQFTTFALESGSASEIASIDDAFQRFGRSRVNPNIPNVNTDWYKEVLREAPMYSHDLQINGGTESIAYSVGGNYLLQKGILDMKNDYKRFNLRARIDAKVNNWLKVGANFLNSRAIKYDDESSAWQLTYYAVPILPVFDSNFTDADPLPYADAREIGYRGSQNPFPLLDNSDRRGERRRSTINIYTDISLIPEKLNFKTTLSYNNRNNNERIVLLPYFVSDNFQRTIEQSSITRNNSVQENYILDNVLTYSNTLGDHDFTLMAGTSYRDDYFRSFGTRGNFDPGAAFVRNNDKTWYISNTAEDSRISYDGGSVAYGFSYFGRASYKFQDKYIAYATFRAEGSNKYEETYVYLPAFGLGWVASEESFMKGTEFIDFLKFRAGWGRLANDAVPASIPQSANTISTVFDDTLINGFSFSTNADDLGWEFTEEANVGLTAKLFDNSLSLEADYFIKDTKNLAIPVLPLVGTDVSQQNVGSVRNKGFEIAATYKGKITEDLGFTVSGNFSSIDNEITDLEGQPHIDRGSAEFRQRLAVGQPINVFYGWQTDGVYQTPEEIAADPLAQAAIAEGIEIKPGYFKYKDLEPDGLLDANDRTYIGAPVPTYYYGGNLGLNYKNWEVSAQFYGQGGNVILNRNRAEVIRTQGRNIDAELAINRWHGEGTTNAFPSSEGYRQLWNQRMSGFWLEKGDFFRIQNIQLAYTLKHNNLPEMRFTLTADRPFQWASSFNGFNPEVGFDGIDLRTYPVPAVYSFGLNVKL
- a CDS encoding RagB/SusD family nutrient uptake outer membrane protein; the protein is MKTKSFLIKITLLALPMFLWNCSEQLNEEQELVVQQGDIDYTSEESAFGALVGSYRTFQSLGWEQVPLLSVRGDDVNAGGLGDQQGFADTDNFIYDNNYWMYNSLWNSWFQDVLQITVQIDQLEQFKENGVDANLIDQYIAESKTLRGFITLQLSRAFGDVYKIASPDQTQIEVLPKDQLMQWISDQMDEAVPDLLDAHPVDRNDLPGGITKYTALTVKAMANLELENYQGVADATGQIINSNKFELFDDFYNLFKIPGKLSRENILEIQYSDFGQSSGDNVGHLYAFYGSQNWTPAVAGASSGWGFYEPSLKYIKFMLDRDETIRLETSVLFTNRGIAELEAAGYTNMPSFVNNTTRDGDRINDYSRAMFASGKHYLPSVQLTPGRTSYGTNKNYTVIRYAEVLLMYAEALTRGATGNAGSADSAINEVRQRAGLSPINGATSQDVIDEKFAEFAMEWGIRYADMVRLEKTNELSYDGRTFTMDKAYLPYPLAQLEQSFILREYANNNN
- a CDS encoding LamG domain-containing protein, with the translated sequence MKTILKRIMTLLLVSLIFTACDNNNIDPITEVAPGADAGAPEITLKYPTDGTKIKVNDPVVAINIEFQVVDDIEIDNIAVLINNNQIKSLSGDFLDYRKVIAEVPFDNVTTGQHELKIVATDISGKSTTATANFEKEPPYVPLFANEVVYMDFESDYTEFITVTKATIVGNPGFAGEGLASNNAYAGAEDSYLTLPTAPMQFGSEVSAIFWYKVNASPDRAGILVVGPEDLDNPDYPEKQNNRNAGFRLFRENAGGNQRVKLNVGIGTKNVWVDGGTASDIDPNKNEWASIALTISPTEARVYINGVLAKESALESPIDWTGTDIMSIMSGAPRFTGWNHKSDHSFMDELRFFNVALSQSEIQNILGVTNPYEPADGETVYMPFEGDFRNWVTGATATEVGTPGLAGESKKGADAYAGATDSYLTVPTTGLLGENFSATMWHKINATPDRAGVLVIGPEDTENAGYPDTQNNRKSGFRFFRENAGGMQRFKLNVGNGTADTWVDGGTAADVDPTANEWVHLAFTISPTKAIVYINGEAVKESDITGVDWTGCDVMSIMSGAPRFTGWNHKSDLSFLDELHTYNKTLTQSEIQAIMTD